A region from the Aegilops tauschii subsp. strangulata cultivar AL8/78 chromosome 5, Aet v6.0, whole genome shotgun sequence genome encodes:
- the LOC141022723 gene encoding uncharacterized protein — MADGKLDPPAGYAFDPAEHELITKFLRPRIADAFFASRLIHEFDAYSAAPGDLVEMYQHAQGTDKGDGKGGVWYFFTPARRHQTKGGRGGGRRQRGVADAGEGYYWHSEKGGIPVLDNQGKLVGHRRNLSYVKKLPGEKERIRIGWCMNEYSDDKQDGLVLCKVCVSRHRSETTYHEVINAPGSRKRKAADVQHPDAPRPQTPRRQEPPIVQQPGMLHEYGRWFMSDEGETFLPPGAVDDGSVDPGGFFTDDMLQDFPVLHDAVVAQGFLPGKLDGEVQEGTSAADDEDEAFRCTLDELLGLCDDTTVLV; from the coding sequence ATGGCCGACGGCAAGCTGGATCCTCCCGCCGGCTACGCCTTCGACCCAGCCGAGCACGAGCTGATCACCAAGTTCCTCCGCCCACGGATCGCCGACGCCTTCTTCGCCAGCCGCCTCATCCACGAGTTCGACGCCTACTCCGCCGCCCCCGGCGACCTCGTCGAGATGTATCAACACGCGCAAGGAACGGACAAGGGCGACGGGAAAGGGGGCGTCTGGTACTTCTTCACCCCTGCCCGTCGTCACCAGACCAAAGGCGGCCGCGGTGGCGGGAGGCGACAGCGTGGCGTGGCCGACGCCGGCGAGGGTTACTACTGGCACTCGGAGAAGGGCGGGATACCCGTGCTAGACAACCAAGGTAAACTCGTAGGCCATAGACGAAACCTCAGCTACGTCAAGAAGTTGCCGGGAGAGAAAGAGAGGATCAGGATCGGCTGGTGCATGAACGAGTACAGCGATGACAAGCAAGACGGCTTGGTGCTCTGCAAGGTCTGCGTGTCTCGTCACAGGAGCGAGACCACATACCACGAGGTAATCAATGCTCCCGGTTCcaggaaaaggaaggccgccgACGTCCAGCACCCGGATGCTCCACGTCCCCAAACCCCACGCCGCCAGGAACCGCCGATCGTCCAACAACCCGGGATGCTTCACGAGTATGGGCGCTGGTTCATGTCCGACGAAGGCGAGACGTTCTTGCCGCCCGGAGCTGTGGACGACGGAAGCGTGGATCCAGGCGGGTTCTTCACCGACGACATGCTTCAAGATTTTCCCGTGCTCCATGACGCTGTGGTGGCGCAGGGGTTCTTGCCCGGCAAACTCGACGGCGAAGTCCAAGAAGGCACTAGTGCTGCAGATGATGAAGACGAGGCCTTCCGGTGCACGTTAGATGAGCTGCTCGGCTTGTGCGACGACACGACTGTACTAGTCTAG